In Paenibacillus sp. FSL M7-0420, a single genomic region encodes these proteins:
- the hslU gene encoding ATP-dependent protease ATPase subunit HslU, with protein MVNQSLTPRQIVTELDKYIVGQKQAKKSVAVALRNRYRRSLLSEELRDEVVPKNILMIGPTGVGKTEIARRLAKLVNAPFIKVEATKFTEVGYVGRDVESMVRDLVETSIRMVKLERTEKVKDRAEELANDRIVAILVPSSSKGKSQRNPFEMIFGGNNGGAEESKEEPEDGSLSERRRGIKFKLLAGQLEDDVIEIDVEDTTPSMMDMFAGQGNDQMGMNMQEMFGNLLPKRTKKRKLPIREARKVLIQDEAAKLIDTDDMIQESVARAEQSGIIFIDEIDKVASQGKGSGPDVSREGVQRDILPIVEGSTVMTKYGPVKTDYVLFIAAGAFHIAKPSDLIPELQGRFPIRVELSSLTLEDFVSILTEPENALTKQYVHLLQTENIEIQFQKEAIQEIAKIAASVNQNMENIGARRLHTILEKLLEDLSFEAPELTLDTMVITPEYVREKLAGIAQDRDLSQYIL; from the coding sequence ATGGTGAATCAATCGCTTACGCCACGCCAGATCGTAACAGAGCTTGACAAATATATCGTAGGTCAAAAGCAGGCCAAGAAATCAGTGGCCGTTGCCCTCCGCAACCGGTATCGGCGCAGTCTGTTGTCCGAGGAGCTGCGGGATGAGGTTGTGCCAAAGAATATCCTGATGATCGGCCCTACCGGTGTAGGTAAAACAGAGATCGCCCGGCGTCTGGCTAAGCTTGTTAATGCCCCGTTTATCAAAGTCGAAGCGACCAAATTTACGGAAGTCGGCTACGTGGGGCGTGATGTGGAGTCGATGGTCCGTGATCTGGTAGAGACTTCTATCCGTATGGTGAAGCTGGAGCGCACCGAAAAGGTGAAGGACCGTGCAGAAGAGCTGGCGAATGACCGGATTGTGGCCATTCTGGTCCCTTCCTCCTCAAAGGGGAAATCGCAGCGCAATCCGTTTGAGATGATTTTTGGCGGGAACAACGGCGGGGCGGAAGAATCCAAGGAAGAGCCGGAGGACGGAAGCCTGAGCGAACGCCGCAGAGGGATCAAGTTCAAGCTGCTCGCCGGCCAGTTAGAGGATGACGTCATTGAGATTGATGTCGAGGACACGACGCCTTCGATGATGGATATGTTCGCCGGGCAGGGCAATGACCAGATGGGTATGAACATGCAGGAGATGTTCGGGAACCTGCTGCCGAAGCGTACGAAGAAGCGCAAGCTGCCGATCCGTGAAGCCCGCAAGGTGCTGATTCAGGATGAAGCGGCCAAGCTGATTGACACGGACGACATGATTCAGGAGTCGGTAGCACGCGCAGAGCAATCCGGGATTATTTTCATCGACGAGATCGACAAGGTGGCCAGCCAGGGCAAGGGCTCCGGTCCCGATGTATCCCGCGAAGGCGTGCAGCGCGATATTCTGCCCATCGTCGAGGGGTCGACAGTCATGACCAAATACGGGCCTGTGAAGACAGACTACGTGCTGTTCATCGCCGCAGGCGCTTTTCATATTGCCAAGCCTTCAGATCTGATCCCTGAGCTTCAGGGGCGCTTCCCGATCCGTGTAGAGCTGAGCAGTCTGACACTTGAGGACTTTGTATCTATTCTTACGGAACCTGAGAACGCACTTACGAAACAATATGTGCATTTACTGCAGACGGAGAACATTGAAATCCAGTTCCAGAAGGAAGCCATTCAGGAAATTGCCAAGATCGCGGCCTCCGTGAATCAGAATATGGAGAACATCGGGGCACGGCGTCTTCATACGATCCTGGAAAAGCTGCTGGAGGATCTATCGTTCGAGGCGCCTGAGCTGACGCTCGACACAATGGTCATCACTCCGGAGTATGTTCGCGAAAAACTGGCAGGAATCGCGCAGGACCGCGACTTAAGCCAATATATTCTGTGA
- the hslV gene encoding ATP-dependent protease subunit HslV, whose amino-acid sequence MLPSFHATTICAVRHNGHAAIAGDGQVTFGESVIMKTTAKKVRRLYRGQVIAGFAGSVADAITLFEKFEGKLEEHHGNLQRAAVELAKDWRQDRILRKLEALMIVMDKEGMLLISGNGEIIEPDDDVLAIGSGGNFALASGRALKRHASHLGAGDIAREALQIASEICVYTNSNIIVEEL is encoded by the coding sequence ATGTTACCCAGCTTTCATGCAACTACGATTTGTGCGGTAAGACATAACGGCCATGCGGCGATTGCCGGTGACGGCCAGGTTACATTCGGAGAGAGTGTCATTATGAAGACGACGGCCAAGAAGGTCCGCCGCCTGTACAGAGGTCAGGTCATTGCCGGGTTCGCAGGCTCCGTTGCTGATGCGATTACGCTGTTCGAGAAGTTCGAGGGGAAGCTTGAGGAGCACCATGGCAATCTGCAGCGGGCAGCGGTGGAGCTGGCCAAGGATTGGCGCCAGGACCGCATTCTGCGCAAGCTGGAAGCGCTCATGATTGTAATGGATAAGGAAGGCATGCTGCTGATCTCCGGCAATGGTGAAATTATCGAGCCGGATGATGATGTACTGGCGATCGGCTCCGGCGGTAACTTTGCGCTGGCTTCCGGGCGGGCGCTCAAGCGCCATGCCTCCCATCTGGGTGCCGGTGACATTGCCAGAGAAGCGCTGCAAATTGCCTCCGAGATCTGTGTATATACCAATTCCAATATTATTGTCGAAGAGTTATAG
- the trmFO gene encoding FADH(2)-oxidizing methylenetetrahydrofolate--tRNA-(uracil(54)-C(5))-methyltransferase TrmFO — protein sequence MTEKAQVTVIGAGLAGSEAAWQIASRGVPVRLYEMRPVVKTPAHHTDQFAELVCSNSLRANGLGNAVGVLKEEMRRLGSLVLGAADRHAVPAGGALAVDRDGFSGEITSMLHNHPLVEVINEELTHIPEEGIVVIATGPLTSPSLSSEIKGLLGEEYFYFYDAAAPIVEKDSIDMSKVYLASRYDKGEAAYLNCPMTEEEFDIFYDALISAETAALKDFEKEIYFEGCMPIEIMMRRGKQTALFGPMKPVGLMNPHTGKLPYAVVQLRQDNAAGTLYNLVGFQTHLKWGEQKRVFSLIPGLEQAEYVRYGVMHRNTFINSPKLLQPTYQMKGRERLYFAGQMTGVEGYVESAASGMIAGMNAARAALGEESLIFPEDTVLGSMPAYITSADPEHFQPMNANFGLLPKLETRFRSKKEKNERLAYRALDSLAAYAAAHELKYAEPEPVDADPA from the coding sequence TTGACAGAAAAAGCACAAGTAACCGTTATCGGAGCAGGTCTGGCCGGAAGTGAAGCTGCCTGGCAGATCGCTTCGCGCGGTGTTCCGGTCAGATTGTATGAGATGCGTCCTGTCGTGAAGACACCGGCGCATCATACAGATCAGTTCGCCGAGCTGGTCTGCAGCAACTCATTGCGGGCGAATGGCCTCGGAAATGCAGTGGGTGTACTAAAAGAAGAAATGCGGCGCCTGGGCTCCCTGGTACTGGGTGCAGCCGACAGGCATGCCGTTCCGGCGGGAGGCGCTCTTGCTGTTGACCGGGACGGATTCTCCGGTGAAATCACGTCCATGCTGCATAACCACCCTCTGGTGGAAGTCATAAACGAGGAACTTACGCATATACCGGAGGAAGGGATTGTTGTTATTGCCACCGGGCCGCTGACTTCACCCTCCCTGTCCTCGGAGATCAAGGGACTGCTTGGCGAAGAGTATTTTTATTTCTATGATGCAGCGGCTCCGATTGTAGAGAAAGACAGCATCGATATGAGCAAGGTCTATCTGGCCTCCCGCTATGATAAAGGCGAAGCCGCCTATCTGAACTGTCCGATGACGGAAGAGGAATTCGATATTTTTTATGATGCGCTGATCTCGGCTGAGACGGCTGCACTCAAAGATTTTGAGAAAGAGATTTACTTTGAAGGCTGTATGCCGATTGAAATTATGATGAGACGCGGCAAGCAGACGGCACTGTTCGGCCCTATGAAGCCTGTAGGACTGATGAATCCTCATACAGGCAAGCTGCCTTACGCGGTTGTGCAACTTCGTCAGGATAATGCTGCCGGTACGCTGTATAATCTGGTTGGCTTCCAGACCCATCTGAAGTGGGGAGAGCAAAAACGCGTATTCTCACTCATTCCGGGCCTGGAGCAAGCGGAATATGTGCGTTATGGGGTCATGCACCGCAATACCTTCATTAATTCCCCCAAGCTGCTGCAGCCCACTTACCAGATGAAGGGCCGGGAGAGACTGTATTTTGCCGGCCAGATGACCGGGGTGGAAGGGTATGTAGAATCTGCGGCTTCCGGTATGATCGCCGGTATGAACGCAGCGAGAGCAGCGCTTGGCGAAGAGAGCCTGATCTTCCCCGAGGATACGGTGCTGGGCAGCATGCCCGCCTATATTACTTCGGCAGATCCTGAACACTTCCAGCCGATGAATGCCAATTTTGGTCTGCTGCCGAAGCTTGAGACGCGGTTCCGCAGCAAAAAAGAGAAGAATGAACGTCTGGCTTACCGGGCGCTCGACAGCCTTGCTGCTTATGCTGCAGCCCATGAATTGAAGTATGCTGAGCCGGAGCCGGTGGATGCTGATCCGGCATAA
- the topA gene encoding type I DNA topoisomerase produces MADALVIVESPSKAKTIGKYLGSKYIVKASMGHIIDLPKSQIGVDVENQFNPKYITIRGKGSILKELKDASKKVKKVYLAADPDREGEAIAWHLANALNLDNTQECRVVFNEITKQAVKDAFKTPRKINMDLVNAQQARRILDRLVGYKISPLLWKKVKKGLSAGRVQSVAVKIVMDRENEISEFIPTEYWSITARLAIRDSEFEAKFHRLNGEKKELGQESDVQEVLEAIKNAAFQVKEVKEKERQRHPSAPFTTSSLQQEAARKLGFRASKTMSVAQQLYEGVELGKEGTVGLITYMRTDSTRISTTAQDEAKELIQSKYGEKFIPETPRQYSKKAAGAQDAHEAIRPTSALREPDTVKEFMSRDQFRLYKLVWERFVSSQMSSALLDTLSVDITAGTAIFRAVGSKVSFPGFMKVYVEGNDDGTTDEEKFLPQLKAGDELEKREIEPKQHFTQPPPRYTEARLVKTLEELGIGRPSTYAPTLETIQKRGYVAIEEKKFMPTELGELIIEQMEEFFPEILNVEFTAHMEGDLDHVEEGAEDWVKVLAQFYESFEKRLLYAEEEMKEIEIEDEVSDELCEKCGKPMVYKLGRFGKFLACSGFPECRNTKPIIKDIGVSCPKCHEGKVVERRSKKGRVFYGCDQYPGCDFVSWDKPSVKPCPACGSWMIEKRNKQGTKLQCTLCDHTEAVIESDELAE; encoded by the coding sequence ATGGCAGATGCGTTGGTTATTGTAGAATCACCATCAAAAGCGAAAACGATTGGTAAATATCTGGGCAGCAAATATATTGTTAAGGCATCAATGGGGCATATCATAGATTTGCCAAAAAGTCAGATCGGTGTGGATGTGGAGAATCAGTTCAATCCCAAATATATAACGATCCGCGGCAAGGGCTCTATCTTGAAGGAACTTAAGGATGCCAGCAAAAAAGTGAAAAAAGTCTATCTCGCAGCTGACCCGGACCGCGAAGGGGAAGCTATTGCCTGGCATTTGGCAAATGCGCTGAATTTGGACAACACACAGGAATGCCGTGTGGTCTTCAATGAAATTACCAAGCAGGCGGTGAAGGATGCCTTCAAGACACCGCGCAAGATTAATATGGATCTGGTGAACGCCCAGCAGGCGCGGCGGATTCTGGACCGGCTTGTCGGTTACAAGATTAGCCCTCTATTATGGAAGAAAGTCAAAAAAGGCCTCTCCGCCGGACGGGTACAATCGGTAGCGGTCAAGATTGTTATGGACCGGGAGAATGAAATTTCTGAATTCATTCCTACAGAATACTGGAGCATTACTGCCCGGCTAGCGATTCGGGATTCTGAATTCGAAGCCAAGTTCCACCGGCTGAACGGCGAGAAGAAGGAACTGGGTCAAGAGAGCGATGTGCAGGAAGTGCTGGAAGCGATTAAGAACGCGGCCTTCCAGGTCAAAGAAGTGAAAGAGAAGGAGAGACAGCGGCATCCATCCGCTCCGTTCACGACAAGCTCACTGCAGCAGGAGGCTGCCCGTAAGCTGGGCTTCCGCGCGTCCAAGACGATGTCTGTTGCACAGCAGCTCTATGAGGGAGTGGAGCTGGGCAAGGAAGGCACTGTCGGGTTAATCACTTATATGCGTACAGATTCCACGCGTATATCCACTACGGCCCAGGATGAAGCCAAGGAGCTGATCCAATCCAAATACGGTGAGAAGTTCATTCCCGAGACGCCGCGTCAATATTCCAAGAAGGCTGCGGGCGCCCAGGACGCGCATGAAGCGATCCGTCCGACCTCTGCACTGCGTGAGCCGGATACGGTCAAGGAATTCATGAGCCGTGATCAATTCCGGTTGTATAAGCTGGTATGGGAGCGTTTTGTGTCCAGTCAGATGTCTTCCGCGCTGCTGGATACGTTGTCGGTAGATATTACAGCCGGTACAGCGATATTCAGAGCGGTAGGGTCCAAGGTCTCGTTCCCGGGCTTCATGAAGGTGTATGTGGAAGGGAATGACGACGGCACAACAGACGAAGAGAAGTTCCTGCCGCAGCTGAAGGCGGGCGATGAGCTGGAGAAGCGCGAGATTGAGCCGAAGCAGCATTTCACCCAGCCGCCGCCAAGATATACAGAAGCCCGTCTCGTCAAGACGCTTGAGGAACTGGGTATAGGCCGTCCAAGTACGTATGCTCCGACCCTGGAGACGATCCAGAAGCGCGGGTATGTGGCGATTGAAGAGAAGAAGTTCATGCCGACTGAGCTTGGAGAACTAATCATAGAGCAAATGGAAGAGTTCTTCCCGGAAATTCTCAATGTGGAATTCACCGCCCATATGGAAGGGGACCTTGACCATGTGGAGGAAGGTGCGGAGGATTGGGTGAAGGTGCTGGCCCAGTTCTATGAATCCTTTGAGAAAAGACTCCTATATGCGGAAGAAGAAATGAAGGAAATCGAGATTGAAGATGAAGTCTCCGATGAGCTGTGTGAGAAATGCGGCAAGCCGATGGTCTATAAGCTGGGCCGGTTCGGCAAATTCCTGGCCTGCTCCGGATTTCCGGAATGCCGCAACACCAAGCCGATCATTAAGGATATCGGTGTAAGCTGTCCGAAATGCCATGAAGGCAAGGTAGTGGAGCGGCGCAGCAAGAAGGGGCGTGTCTTCTACGGCTGCGACCAATATCCGGGCTGTGACTTTGTCTCCTGGGATAAGCCGTCAGTGAAGCCATGTCCGGCTTGCGGCTCCTGGATGATAGAGAAGCGCAACAAGCAGGGAACCAAGCTGCAGTGCACTTTATGTGATCATACAGAGGCTGTAATCGAAAGCGATGAGTTAGCAGAATAA
- the dprA gene encoding DNA-processing protein DprA produces MEIRELLFGLHEMEGIGWKSIDKIRRAGLLTNAVFSCSAEEWERAGISGVISARLAADFNEAWVLKRLSLMEESGVAMVTILDDHYPVQLRETPQPPWVLYYRGRLELASRPSVAMVGTRVPTAYGRKVGEMLAGQLSAAGLTVVSGLARGIDSVCHEAALGGAGGTIAVVATGLDKVYPPDNRELERQISRNGLVLSEYPIGTPSHPGLFPQRNRIIAGLTLGTLVVEADSRSGSLITADAALEAGRDVFAVPGPLTSPKSRGALELIKQGAKLVTCASDIVEEYVSCLPSKGAASASAGAVEQESPAGLMEKKLTSEELHLYHILHQGPFTLDELLASTRWDFGHLHSVLLSLIIKKAVTQLPGAIYKVI; encoded by the coding sequence ATGGAAATTCGGGAGCTGTTGTTCGGTCTGCATGAGATGGAGGGGATTGGCTGGAAAAGTATCGACAAGATCCGCCGGGCGGGTCTTTTGACGAATGCTGTCTTCTCCTGTTCTGCTGAGGAGTGGGAGCGGGCTGGAATCAGCGGTGTAATATCCGCCCGGCTGGCGGCAGACTTCAACGAAGCATGGGTGCTCAAGCGCCTCTCTTTAATGGAAGAAAGCGGTGTAGCGATGGTCACTATTCTGGATGATCACTACCCTGTACAGCTGAGGGAAACCCCTCAGCCGCCTTGGGTATTGTATTACCGAGGCCGTCTGGAGCTGGCTTCCCGTCCCTCTGTTGCTATGGTGGGGACCCGGGTGCCTACCGCTTATGGACGCAAGGTGGGGGAGATGCTGGCGGGACAGCTAAGTGCAGCCGGTCTCACGGTTGTAAGCGGCCTGGCGAGGGGGATTGACAGTGTCTGTCATGAAGCGGCGCTAGGCGGAGCAGGAGGGACCATTGCGGTGGTGGCAACCGGATTGGATAAGGTCTATCCTCCGGATAACCGTGAACTGGAGCGGCAGATTTCGCGGAACGGGCTGGTGCTTAGCGAATATCCTATCGGAACTCCGAGTCATCCCGGGTTATTCCCGCAGCGCAACCGGATTATCGCCGGCTTGACGCTGGGAACACTGGTGGTGGAGGCAGACAGCCGCAGCGGGTCCCTGATCACCGCCGATGCTGCGCTTGAAGCAGGCCGGGATGTGTTTGCCGTGCCGGGGCCGCTGACCTCTCCCAAGAGCAGAGGGGCACTGGAGCTAATTAAGCAAGGTGCGAAGCTGGTAACCTGCGCCTCAGATATTGTGGAAGAATACGTCTCCTGCCTGCCTTCCAAGGGGGCTGCATCTGCTTCAGCAGGAGCAGTAGAGCAGGAGAGTCCAGCCGGTCTGATGGAAAAGAAATTGACAAGTGAGGAGCTGCACCTTTACCATATACTGCATCAAGGCCCGTTTACACTCGATGAGCTGCTCGCGTCAACGAGGTGGGATTTTGGACATTTGCATTCAGTTCTGTTATCTTTAATCATAAAAAAAGCGGTAACACAATTACCGGGTGCAATTTATAAGGTAATTTAA
- the sucD gene encoding succinate--CoA ligase subunit alpha has product MSILVDKNTKVITQGITGATGLFHTKGALDYGTQMVGGVTPGKGGTTVQITLDNATEKSLPVFDTVVAAKAATGATASVIYVPPAFAADSIMEAVDAEMDLVICITEGIPVLDMVKVSRYMEGRSTVLIGPNCPGVITPGECKIGIMPGYIHKPGYVGVVSRSGTLTYEAVHQLTERGIGQSSAVGIGGDPVKGSEFIDILKLFNEDPGTKAVIMIGEIGGTAEEEAALWIKENMTKPVVGFIGGVTAPPGKRMGHAGAIISGGKGTASEKIAVLESCGIKVAPTPAEMGSTLVSVLEERGILNAFTTH; this is encoded by the coding sequence ATGAGCATTCTTGTAGATAAAAATACGAAAGTCATTACCCAGGGAATTACCGGCGCTACGGGTTTATTTCATACAAAAGGTGCGCTGGACTACGGAACACAGATGGTTGGCGGTGTAACTCCGGGCAAGGGGGGGACTACGGTTCAGATTACCCTGGACAACGCTACCGAGAAGAGTCTGCCTGTCTTCGACACGGTTGTTGCCGCCAAAGCAGCCACTGGTGCAACTGCAAGTGTCATTTACGTACCGCCTGCTTTTGCCGCAGATTCGATTATGGAAGCGGTGGATGCGGAGATGGACCTGGTCATTTGTATCACAGAAGGCATTCCGGTGCTTGATATGGTCAAAGTGTCCAGATACATGGAGGGCCGCTCCACGGTGCTGATCGGTCCCAACTGTCCGGGTGTCATCACACCTGGAGAATGCAAAATCGGCATTATGCCGGGTTATATTCATAAGCCGGGGTATGTCGGTGTAGTCTCCCGAAGCGGAACCTTGACCTATGAGGCCGTACATCAGCTGACGGAGCGCGGAATCGGCCAATCCTCAGCGGTAGGCATCGGGGGCGACCCGGTGAAGGGCTCGGAGTTTATCGACATCCTGAAGCTTTTCAATGAAGACCCGGGCACCAAGGCTGTCATTATGATCGGTGAGATCGGCGGGACGGCGGAGGAAGAAGCTGCGCTGTGGATCAAAGAGAACATGACCAAGCCTGTAGTGGGCTTCATCGGCGGGGTTACGGCACCTCCAGGCAAACGGATGGGCCATGCGGGAGCAATCATTTCAGGCGGTAAAGGGACGGCGAGCGAGAAGATCGCTGTGCTGGAGTCCTGCGGCATTAAGGTAGCTCCAACACCTGCTGAAATGGGCTCTACTCTTGTCAGCGTGCTTGAGGAACGCGGCATCCTGAATGCCTTCACGACCCACTAG
- the sucC gene encoding ADP-forming succinate--CoA ligase subunit beta, translated as MNIHEYQGKEVLKKYGVAVPNGKVAYTVDEAVEAAAALGTPVVVVKAQIHAGGRGKAGGVKVAKNSDEVRSFASEILGKTLVTHQTGPEGKVVKRLLIEEGCQIVKEYYIGLVVDRASGRVVMMASEEGGTEIEEVAATHPEKIFKEIVDPAVGLQTFQARKLAYSIAIPPELVNKAVKFMQALYLAFVDKDCSIAEINPLVVTADGNVMALDAKLNFDSNSLFRHKDILELRDLDEEDAKEIEASKFDLSYIALDGNIGCMVNGAGLAMATMDIIKYYGGEPANFLDVGGGATTEKVTEAFKIILSDDKVNGIFVNIFGGIMRCDVIATGVVEAARQLGLTKPLVVRLEGTNVALGKEILAGSGLNIVAADSMADGARKIVALV; from the coding sequence ATGAATATCCACGAGTATCAGGGAAAAGAAGTACTTAAGAAGTATGGCGTAGCCGTACCGAACGGAAAAGTTGCTTATACAGTGGACGAAGCAGTGGAAGCTGCCGCAGCGCTGGGTACACCTGTGGTTGTAGTCAAAGCGCAGATTCATGCTGGCGGACGCGGCAAAGCCGGCGGCGTCAAGGTGGCGAAGAACAGTGATGAGGTCCGCAGCTTTGCGTCCGAGATCCTCGGCAAGACACTGGTGACCCATCAGACGGGACCCGAGGGCAAGGTAGTGAAACGGCTGCTGATTGAAGAAGGCTGTCAGATTGTCAAAGAATATTATATCGGTCTGGTTGTGGACCGCGCTTCCGGACGGGTCGTCATGATGGCATCCGAAGAGGGCGGTACGGAGATTGAAGAGGTGGCGGCTACACATCCCGAGAAGATTTTCAAGGAAATCGTTGATCCGGCGGTGGGACTTCAGACCTTCCAGGCGCGTAAGCTGGCTTACAGCATTGCCATTCCTCCCGAACTGGTGAACAAAGCGGTCAAGTTCATGCAAGCGCTATATCTGGCTTTTGTGGATAAAGATTGCTCAATTGCGGAGATCAACCCGCTGGTCGTTACTGCAGACGGTAATGTGATGGCGCTTGATGCCAAGCTTAACTTCGATTCCAACAGTCTGTTCCGCCACAAGGATATCCTGGAGCTGCGTGATCTGGACGAAGAGGATGCCAAAGAAATCGAAGCGTCCAAATTCGACCTCAGCTACATCGCACTTGACGGCAACATCGGCTGTATGGTGAACGGGGCGGGCCTGGCGATGGCGACTATGGACATCATTAAATATTATGGCGGCGAACCGGCCAACTTCCTGGATGTAGGGGGCGGTGCGACGACTGAGAAGGTAACGGAGGCTTTCAAAATCATCCTGTCCGATGACAAGGTGAACGGTATTTTTGTTAATATTTTCGGCGGTATTATGCGTTGTGATGTCATCGCTACCGGTGTAGTCGAAGCGGCAAGACAGCTTGGCTTAACCAAGCCGCTGGTCGTACGTCTTGAGGGCACGAATGTGGCACTGGGCAAGGAGATTCTCGCCGGCTCCGGACTGAATATCGTTGCTGCTGATTCCATGGCGGACGGTGCCCGCAAAATCGTTGCTCTGGTGTAA
- a CDS encoding MarR family winged helix-turn-helix transcriptional regulator, whose product MQKESTTTPELMLENQLCFTIYACSREFTKLYQPHLDKIGLTYSQYLVMLVLWERQQCTVKELGEALFLDSGTLTPLLKRLQAAGLILRERSLQDERKVLISLTPQGLSLQQNAMDIPGKMVEGTKLSPVEFIDLLGQFKNLLDRVHEANISNSKS is encoded by the coding sequence ATGCAAAAAGAATCCACTACAACCCCTGAGCTTATGCTGGAGAACCAGCTTTGCTTTACGATTTATGCCTGTTCACGTGAATTTACGAAGCTATACCAGCCTCATCTGGATAAGATCGGATTAACGTATTCGCAGTATCTGGTTATGCTGGTCCTGTGGGAGAGACAGCAATGTACAGTCAAGGAGCTGGGTGAAGCTCTGTTCCTCGATTCAGGCACACTGACTCCGCTGCTCAAGCGGCTGCAGGCTGCAGGACTAATTTTGCGTGAACGTTCTTTGCAGGATGAGCGGAAGGTGCTGATATCATTAACACCCCAAGGCTTGTCGCTGCAGCAGAATGCTATGGACATTCCCGGCAAAATGGTAGAAGGTACGAAGCTCTCCCCGGTAGAGTTCATAGATTTGCTGGGACAGTTCAAAAATCTCTTGGACCGGGTGCACGAAGCTAACATTAGCAATTCGAAATCGTAG
- a CDS encoding organic hydroperoxide resistance protein: MMTIQQKMYETTVKAVGGRQGSIESDSPKLNLAISTPREMGGAGGEGTNPEQLFAAGYSACFDSALNMVARIGKVKIEGSEVTATVSFGKVEDGGFGIAVKMDVLVKGVDRETAERLVQEAHGACPYSRATRGNIEVELNVL; encoded by the coding sequence ATGATGACCATCCAACAGAAAATGTACGAAACAACAGTAAAAGCCGTAGGCGGCAGACAGGGTTCTATCGAATCCGACAGCCCGAAGCTGAATCTTGCGATCAGCACACCACGAGAAATGGGCGGCGCCGGCGGTGAAGGCACGAATCCTGAGCAGCTGTTCGCAGCCGGATATTCCGCTTGCTTCGACAGCGCGCTGAACATGGTTGCACGTATAGGCAAGGTAAAGATCGAAGGCTCTGAAGTAACGGCTACCGTCAGCTTCGGTAAAGTGGAAGACGGCGGCTTCGGTATTGCCGTGAAGATGGATGTTCTGGTCAAGGGTGTTGACCGTGAGACCGCTGAACGGCTGGTACAAGAAGCTCATGGCGCATGTCCTTACTCCCGTGCTACCCGTGGTAACATCGAAGTAGAATTGAACGTGCTGTAA